A stretch of the bacterium SCSIO 12827 genome encodes the following:
- a CDS encoding ATP-binding cassette domain-containing protein codes for MKELLKRVFARPAIATELIVATLFINILAMASPLFVMQVLNRYVSQGVDATLATLTSGVLLAITLEYLFRQARGSLARGVNVEPDEKLAIAGYGILTRARAGDLEQIPPETRREMVNGMASVEQAYSSSNIATILDVPFSLIFVFVLYLLHPLMAVVVLAFLVGVFAFGVYGSMSMQEKTAELQNATGVGSALLGTATREQDLVRAFNAGGFLRRAWEKHVHTSQHLRRDVTSRQGMIQTITQTANGLMSVAVITTGALLVVSGNMDVGAMIGANILSARALQPVTKLSQLGSAFAKARQALTMFAELTRVPLEPEKGSAVTKYSGTIELRDLAFGFKGAPMPLFESLNLKLTAGDVLLVVGDNGSGKTTLGRIILGLLEPDRGQILIDGLDLKQVALEWWRRQVIYMPQEPALLNATIEENLKVNAPDVQTSDLNRIIDAVGLRRFLDESPQSFETPVVDNGWRLSEGTRRRLGLARALATNGALAVIDEPTESLDADGCAAVHKIMGSLVKQGRTIIIMSHDKNIVRGAHYLLDLNQKPVPVVRHVPGVQDPQAAPRPAQPGPAPKAPADAGTPQTNRTRGGD; via the coding sequence ATGAAGGAACTGTTGAAACGGGTCTTCGCCAGGCCGGCGATCGCGACGGAATTGATCGTCGCGACCCTGTTCATCAACATCCTGGCCATGGCCAGCCCCCTGTTCGTCATGCAGGTGTTGAACCGATACGTCAGCCAGGGCGTGGACGCGACGCTCGCGACGTTGACGTCGGGTGTGCTGCTGGCCATCACCCTGGAATATCTGTTCCGCCAGGCGCGCGGCTCCCTCGCCCGCGGCGTCAATGTGGAACCGGATGAAAAGCTTGCCATCGCCGGCTACGGCATCCTGACCCGGGCCCGGGCGGGCGACCTGGAACAGATCCCGCCGGAAACCCGGCGTGAAATGGTCAACGGCATGGCCTCGGTCGAACAGGCCTATTCGTCGTCCAACATCGCGACCATCCTGGACGTGCCGTTCTCGCTGATTTTCGTATTCGTGCTTTACCTGCTGCATCCCCTGATGGCGGTGGTGGTGCTGGCCTTTCTGGTCGGGGTGTTCGCGTTCGGCGTCTACGGCTCCATGTCCATGCAGGAAAAGACGGCGGAACTGCAGAACGCGACCGGCGTCGGCAGCGCGCTACTGGGCACGGCGACCCGCGAACAGGATCTGGTGCGCGCCTTCAACGCCGGCGGTTTCCTGCGCCGGGCCTGGGAAAAACACGTGCATACGTCGCAGCACCTGCGCCGCGACGTGACGTCCCGCCAAGGCATGATCCAGACCATCACACAGACCGCCAACGGCCTGATGAGCGTCGCCGTCATCACCACTGGCGCCCTTCTGGTCGTCAGCGGCAACATGGACGTGGGTGCGATGATCGGCGCCAACATTTTGTCGGCGCGGGCGTTGCAGCCGGTGACCAAGCTGTCGCAGTTGGGCAGCGCCTTCGCCAAGGCGCGCCAGGCGCTGACCATGTTCGCCGAACTGACCCGCGTGCCGCTGGAACCGGAAAAAGGTTCCGCCGTCACCAAGTATTCCGGCACCATCGAACTGCGCGACCTTGCCTTCGGGTTCAAGGGCGCGCCCATGCCCTTGTTCGAATCCCTGAACCTTAAGCTGACAGCCGGTGACGTGCTGTTGGTGGTCGGCGACAACGGCAGCGGCAAGACCACCCTGGGCCGCATCATCCTGGGCCTGTTGGAACCGGACCGCGGGCAGATCCTGATCGACGGCCTGGACCTCAAGCAGGTGGCGCTTGAATGGTGGCGCCGGCAGGTCATCTACATGCCGCAGGAACCGGCCCTGCTGAACGCCACGATCGAGGAAAATCTCAAGGTCAACGCCCCCGATGTCCAGACCTCGGACCTCAACCGCATCATCGACGCGGTCGGCCTGCGGCGGTTCCTGGATGAAAGCCCGCAAAGCTTCGAGACGCCCGTGGTCGACAACGGCTGGCGGCTGTCCGAAGGCACGCGGCGGCGGCTCGGCCTGGCCCGGGCGCTGGCGACCAACGGCGCACTGGCCGTGATCGACGAACCGACGGAAAGCCTGGACGCCGACGGTTGCGCCGCCGTGCACAAGATCATGGGCTCCCTCGTCAAGCAGGGCCGCACCATCATCATCATGTCCCACGACAAGAACATCGTGCGCGGGGCCCATTATCTGTTGGACCTCAACCAGAAACCGGTGCCCGTCGTGCGCCATGTGCCGGGCGTTCAAGACCCGCAGGCCGCGCCGCGGCCCGCGCAGCCGGGCCCAGCGCCCAAGGCCCCCGCCGACGCGGGCACCCCGCAGACCAACCGGACACGGGGCGGAGACTGA
- a CDS encoding HlyD family type I secretion periplasmic adaptor subunit, with product MAGNPVAATGRLKELMEKARAMPEAAASTAAAYMAKKSADGPPPPQGPAPDGAGPGGVETPGDAPADGGYRPSETIPFKTHAVFGLCAAMVVSFGIWSSISEIDIVSMALGEVIPSTQVKTIQHLEGGIVRAIKVVEGGKVTAGQELVVLEPTASNADVGELGERLVSLRFDLARLRALLRGDRTLTLDPELVRDRPDLANSARQRFQADLEKHLGDLKRQNAAIVQRTQEIHEIKTRITNAGKSLKLVDEQVRISEGLLKRDLTNRFVHLNLLKEAEQLRGGIETDEASLLRADAARKEAQAVLESVTSEFNKETQRLLDEAQLNFRELTQRIQKFRDNLQRTVVRSPVDGTVKTLHVVTVGGVIRPGDPVVDIVPAGDKLIIEAKLQTQDIGYVVPGQAAMVKLASGDAMRFGALKGTVIHVSPDTLQTPDGNPYYKVRIATESDHFSRGSLVYNLFPGMQVVASIQTGTRTVLRYLVDPLLANLDDALGER from the coding sequence ATGGCCGGAAATCCCGTCGCCGCCACCGGGCGGCTCAAGGAACTGATGGAAAAGGCCCGCGCCATGCCCGAAGCGGCAGCCTCAACGGCGGCCGCCTACATGGCGAAAAAATCCGCCGACGGCCCCCCACCGCCGCAAGGGCCCGCCCCCGACGGGGCAGGTCCGGGCGGGGTGGAAACGCCCGGTGACGCCCCCGCCGACGGGGGCTACCGGCCGTCTGAAACGATCCCGTTCAAGACCCATGCCGTGTTCGGGCTTTGCGCCGCGATGGTCGTCAGTTTCGGCATCTGGTCGTCGATCAGCGAAATCGACATCGTGTCCATGGCCTTGGGCGAGGTCATTCCCTCGACCCAGGTCAAAACCATTCAGCATTTGGAAGGCGGCATCGTTCGCGCCATCAAGGTGGTCGAGGGCGGCAAGGTGACGGCGGGCCAGGAACTGGTCGTGCTGGAACCGACGGCCAGCAACGCCGACGTCGGGGAACTGGGTGAACGCCTGGTGTCCCTGCGTTTCGACCTGGCGCGCCTGCGCGCCCTGCTGCGCGGGGACCGGACCCTTACCCTGGATCCGGAACTGGTGCGCGACCGCCCCGATTTGGCCAATTCGGCGCGGCAGCGCTTTCAGGCGGATTTGGAAAAGCATCTGGGCGACCTCAAGCGCCAGAACGCCGCGATCGTGCAACGGACCCAGGAAATTCACGAGATCAAGACCCGCATCACCAACGCGGGCAAAAGCCTGAAACTGGTTGATGAACAGGTGCGGATCAGCGAAGGCCTGCTGAAGCGCGACCTGACCAACCGGTTCGTCCATCTGAACCTGTTGAAAGAGGCTGAACAGCTGCGCGGCGGGATCGAGACGGACGAGGCGTCATTGCTGCGCGCCGATGCCGCCCGCAAGGAGGCCCAGGCGGTGCTGGAAAGCGTGACCAGCGAATTCAACAAGGAAACCCAGCGCCTGTTGGACGAAGCGCAGTTGAATTTCCGCGAATTGACCCAGCGCATCCAGAAATTCCGCGACAACCTGCAACGCACGGTCGTGCGCTCGCCGGTGGACGGCACGGTCAAGACCCTGCACGTGGTTACCGTGGGCGGCGTGATCCGGCCGGGCGACCCGGTCGTCGATATCGTGCCGGCGGGCGACAAGCTGATCATCGAGGCCAAACTGCAAACCCAGGACATCGGCTATGTCGTGCCGGGACAGGCGGCCATGGTCAAGCTGGCGTCGGGCGACGCCATGCGCTTCGGCGCCCTGAAGGGGACCGTGATCCACGTCAGCCCCGACACCCTGCAGACCCCCGACGGCAACCCCTACTACAAGGTGCGCATCGCCACGGAAAGCGACCATTTCAGCCGAGGTTCCCTGGTCTATAACCTGTTTCCCGGTATGCAGGTGGTGGCAAGCATCCAGACCGGCACACGCACGGTGCTGCGCTATCTGGTTGATCCGCTGTTGGCCAATCTGGACGACGCCCTGGGCGAACGCTGA
- a CDS encoding helix-turn-helix transcriptional regulator — protein sequence MPRASSKNESHRQKRLPPGVSNPVDIHVGQRLRLRRTLLGMSQEKLGDAVGLTFQQIQKYERGANRIGASRLYMFSRILDVPVAYFFEELPSQIRTHEGQMQIGLSDLPQDALERDPMARRETLELVRAYYAVGNPKVRRRIVDLVRSLGGEED from the coding sequence ATGCCTAGAGCCTCAAGCAAGAACGAAAGCCACCGACAAAAGCGGCTTCCCCCGGGCGTTTCCAACCCGGTTGACATTCATGTCGGCCAACGCCTGCGCCTGCGCCGTACGCTCCTTGGCATGAGCCAGGAAAAGCTTGGCGACGCGGTCGGCCTGACCTTCCAGCAAATTCAGAAATATGAACGCGGCGCCAACCGCATCGGCGCCAGCCGGTTGTACATGTTTTCGCGTATTCTCGACGTGCCGGTCGCCTATTTTTTCGAGGAACTGCCCTCGCAAATCCGCACCCACGAAGGACAGATGCAGATCGGCCTGTCCGATTTGCCGCAGGATGCGTTGGAACGCGACCCCATGGCCCGCCGCGAGACCCTGGAACTGGTCCGCGCCTATTACGCCGTCGGCAACCCCAAGGTCCGACGCCGGATCGTCGATCTGGTCCGCTCCCTGGGCGGCGAGGAAGACTGA
- a CDS encoding Zn-dependent hydrolase codes for MAVTVAGITAPVNGDRLWRSLMDMAEIGATAGGGVGRIALSDLDKAGRDLFVGWCREAGLAVRIDRMGNIIGRRAGVNDDAPPVVTGSHLDSQPLGGKFDGAYGVLAGLEVVRALNDAGITTRAPLEIVDWTDEEGVRFTAGVVASGVYARQFDLDYGLNLPDREDTTTLGRELARIGYDGDAPCGGYPISAFFEAHIEQGPILEREGAVIGAVLGAQGRRCYTVTVTGEEGHAGTLPMPLRRDALVGAARMIDGLNRLAFDFDPLPVITTGYLQVRPNSRNTVPGRVTFSVDIRHPDNALLADICASAEALCRRLAEEAGVAVEIAEMFGRDSIAFDPDCVEAVRAAARRLDLVCRDIHSGAGHDACNLAHIAPTGMIFVPCKDGISHNEREAATPGDLAAGCQVLLEAMVARAGIA; via the coding sequence ATGGCGGTGACTGTTGCGGGCATCACGGCGCCGGTGAACGGCGACCGCCTGTGGCGGTCTCTCATGGACATGGCCGAAATCGGTGCGACAGCGGGCGGTGGGGTCGGCCGCATCGCGCTCAGCGATCTCGACAAGGCGGGCCGGGACCTGTTCGTCGGCTGGTGCCGGGAGGCGGGCCTTGCGGTCCGCATCGACCGCATGGGGAATATCATCGGCCGCCGCGCGGGTGTGAATGATGATGCTCCCCCGGTGGTCACGGGCAGCCATCTGGACAGTCAGCCGCTCGGCGGCAAGTTCGACGGGGCTTACGGCGTGCTGGCCGGGCTTGAGGTCGTGCGCGCCCTGAACGATGCCGGCATCACCACGCGCGCCCCGCTTGAAATCGTCGACTGGACGGACGAGGAAGGCGTGCGCTTCACCGCCGGCGTTGTCGCGTCGGGGGTTTATGCGAGGCAGTTTGATTTGGATTACGGGCTCAATCTGCCGGACCGCGAAGACACGACCACCCTGGGCCGGGAACTGGCGCGCATCGGCTATGACGGTGACGCCCCTTGCGGCGGCTATCCCATTTCGGCGTTCTTCGAGGCCCATATCGAACAAGGCCCTATTCTGGAGCGGGAAGGTGCCGTCATCGGCGCCGTGCTTGGCGCCCAGGGGCGGCGCTGTTACACCGTTACCGTGACCGGTGAGGAAGGCCACGCCGGGACGCTGCCGATGCCCCTGCGCCGCGACGCCCTGGTCGGGGCGGCCCGCATGATCGACGGGCTTAACCGCCTGGCTTTCGATTTCGACCCCCTGCCGGTCATCACCACGGGCTATTTGCAGGTGCGGCCCAATTCCCGAAACACGGTGCCGGGGCGGGTTACCTTTTCCGTCGACATCCGCCATCCGGATAACGCGCTGTTGGCCGACATCTGCGCCAGTGCGGAAGCGTTGTGCCGGCGTCTTGCCGAGGAGGCCGGGGTGGCGGTGGAGATTGCGGAGATGTTTGGCCGTGATTCGATCGCCTTCGACCCCGACTGTGTCGAGGCCGTGCGGGCCGCTGCGAGGCGACTTGACCTGGTTTGTCGCGACATCCATTCCGGCGCCGGACACGACGCCTGCAATCTGGCGCACATCGCCCCCACCGGCATGATCTTCGTGCCCTGCAAGGATGGGATCAGCCACAACGAGCGTGAGGCGGCGACGCCCGGCGATCTGGCGGCCGGATGTCAGGTGTTGCTGGAAGCGATGGTCGCCCGGGCGGGGATTGCCTGA
- a CDS encoding amidase — translation MDIYRLSAEAALARMEMGDLTARDLVQACLDRIADREDAVGAWAFLDPDLALTQADAADQRRRDGQAGPLNGIPVGIKDIIDTADQPTENGSRLCAGRRPDRDATLVALLREAGAVIMGKCVTTEFALSAPGKTRNPHDPARTPGGSSSGSAAAVGDFMVPLAIGSQTGGSMLRPASFNGVYGLKPTFGTISRAGMSPLSRRLDHPGIFARTPEDVALAARVLMRGDPADKDMRGHAGLGEADPLTAAPRLMFVRGPAWDRGEADMQRAIEDLARGLGDVVHAAELPPIFDGALACHGMVMNGSVVQALGPYYDRDRAGLDPITADRIERGLSVTSREYLDALYQAEAMQDALAGVFDGIDAILTPAAPGQAPRDLSRTGDASFNGYWTLMGAPAASLPLLKGADGMPIGVQVVCPWGEDAKLLRICRWLSDKVGEWR, via the coding sequence ATGGATATTTACCGCCTCAGCGCCGAAGCCGCGCTTGCCCGTATGGAAATGGGTGACCTGACTGCCCGCGATCTGGTGCAGGCCTGCTTGGACCGCATCGCCGACCGCGAAGATGCCGTCGGCGCCTGGGCGTTCCTGGACCCGGACTTGGCCCTGACCCAGGCGGATGCCGCCGATCAGCGACGCCGCGACGGCCAGGCAGGGCCGCTTAACGGCATTCCCGTCGGCATCAAGGACATCATCGACACGGCCGACCAGCCGACGGAGAACGGCTCCCGCCTGTGCGCCGGCCGCCGTCCTGACAGGGATGCGACCCTGGTCGCCCTGCTGCGCGAGGCGGGGGCGGTCATCATGGGCAAATGCGTGACCACGGAATTCGCCCTGTCGGCCCCCGGAAAGACGCGTAATCCCCATGATCCGGCACGCACGCCGGGCGGTTCGTCCTCGGGCTCAGCCGCCGCCGTCGGTGATTTCATGGTGCCGCTCGCCATCGGTTCGCAAACCGGCGGCTCCATGCTGCGTCCGGCGTCGTTCAACGGTGTTTACGGATTGAAACCCACCTTCGGCACGATTTCCCGCGCCGGCATGTCGCCCCTGTCCCGGCGATTGGATCATCCGGGCATCTTCGCGCGCACGCCCGAGGACGTGGCCCTGGCCGCCCGGGTGCTGATGCGCGGCGACCCGGCGGACAAGGACATGCGCGGACATGCCGGACTGGGTGAGGCGGACCCGCTGACCGCCGCGCCGCGCCTGATGTTCGTGCGCGGCCCAGCCTGGGATCGCGGCGAGGCGGACATGCAGCGCGCGATCGAAGATCTGGCGCGCGGCCTGGGTGATGTCGTGCATGCGGCGGAACTGCCGCCCATCTTCGATGGCGCCCTGGCCTGCCACGGAATGGTGATGAACGGCTCGGTCGTGCAGGCCCTCGGCCCCTATTACGACCGCGACCGCGCGGGCCTGGACCCGATCACCGCCGACCGGATCGAACGCGGCCTGTCCGTAACGTCCCGCGAGTACCTGGACGCCCTCTATCAGGCCGAAGCGATGCAGGACGCGCTGGCGGGGGTCTTTGACGGTATTGATGCGATCCTGACCCCGGCCGCGCCCGGCCAGGCGCCCCGCGACCTGAGCCGCACGGGCGACGCATCCTTCAACGGTTATTGGACCCTCATGGGGGCGCCGGCGGCCAGCCTTCCCTTGCTGAAGGGGGCCGACGGCATGCCCATCGGCGTGCAGGTCGTCTGTCCCTGGGGCGAGGACGCCAAACTGCTGCGTATCTGCCGCTGGCTCTCGGACAAGGTCGGGGAATGGCGGTGA
- a CDS encoding TAXI family TRAP transporter solute-binding subunit, whose protein sequence is MNIGKTNRLRVIRCLAVAAALAGGLVLWLYPGPAGAQKMLFFRIASGAAGGTYFPMAGLLAQVISNPPGARSCAKGGNCGMEGLVAFAQSTHGSVANVSALDADQVESAFVQSDVTFWAYTGTGPFTGKKAFKKLCVLSSLYPEHVHVVAGKDRGIKSVYDLKGKRVSIGLPESGVLVGARLVLGVHGLVEKRDFMPEYVKSKTATELVRDGHLDAFIDVSGYPIDGVFEMANTTGLTLAPVQGKERAALIAKAPFYSADVIPGNTYKGNPRSVETVSVSALWVSRTNLPDDLHYGVVKGLYGNMQARHLLNNGHAKGKNLTLESHHAGVPIPYCPGAARFYKEKGVYKAPAAP, encoded by the coding sequence ATGAACATTGGAAAGACGAACCGTCTGCGGGTGATCCGTTGTCTGGCTGTCGCGGCTGCGCTGGCAGGGGGGCTTGTTCTTTGGCTGTATCCCGGCCCCGCCGGGGCACAGAAGATGCTGTTCTTCCGGATCGCCAGCGGCGCCGCCGGCGGCACGTACTTTCCCATGGCGGGCCTGTTGGCCCAGGTGATTTCCAATCCGCCGGGGGCGCGAAGCTGCGCCAAGGGCGGCAATTGCGGCATGGAGGGACTGGTCGCCTTCGCCCAATCGACCCATGGCTCCGTCGCCAATGTATCCGCGCTTGATGCGGATCAGGTCGAATCCGCCTTCGTTCAGTCCGATGTGACCTTTTGGGCCTATACGGGCACGGGGCCGTTCACCGGCAAGAAGGCGTTCAAGAAGCTCTGCGTTCTGTCCAGCCTCTACCCCGAACACGTCCATGTGGTTGCGGGCAAGGACCGGGGAATCAAGTCCGTTTACGACCTGAAGGGCAAGCGGGTGTCCATCGGCTTGCCGGAATCGGGCGTTCTGGTCGGCGCGCGCCTGGTGCTGGGCGTCCACGGGCTGGTGGAAAAGCGCGATTTCATGCCGGAATACGTGAAGTCCAAGACCGCCACCGAACTGGTTCGTGACGGCCATCTGGACGCCTTTATCGATGTGTCGGGCTATCCCATTGACGGCGTGTTCGAGATGGCGAACACGACGGGCCTGACCCTGGCCCCGGTGCAAGGCAAGGAACGCGCCGCCCTGATCGCCAAGGCGCCGTTCTATTCCGCCGACGTCATTCCGGGCAATACCTACAAAGGCAATCCGCGTTCCGTGGAAACCGTCAGCGTGTCCGCGCTTTGGGTGTCGCGGACCAACCTGCCGGACGATCTTCATTATGGCGTGGTCAAGGGGCTGTACGGCAACATGCAGGCGCGGCACCTGTTGAACAACGGCCATGCCAAGGGAAAGAATTTGACCCTGGAAAGCCACCATGCCGGGGTTCCCATCCCCTATTGCCCGGGGGCCGCCCGTTTTTACAAGGAAAAGGGCGTCTACAAGGCGCCGGCCGCCCCTTAA
- a CDS encoding acyl-CoA thioesterase: MNDHSPTIDTTRAETFRHWTPVTLRFSDQDSMGHVNNVSYAAFVEAGRNAFVTQYLKPDTHPGIDFVLARVIIDFRAEMHYPGTVDVGTCIKRIGNSSITIGTGLFKDGRLHGTAESTNVFIDLATRKPCPIPADVRAELERQLNEAAGV; encoded by the coding sequence ATGAACGACCATTCGCCGACAATCGACACGACCCGTGCGGAAACGTTCCGCCATTGGACGCCGGTCACCCTCAGATTTTCCGACCAAGACAGTATGGGGCATGTGAACAACGTTTCCTACGCCGCCTTCGTCGAAGCGGGGCGCAACGCTTTCGTCACCCAATATCTGAAACCGGACACGCATCCCGGCATCGATTTCGTCCTGGCCCGCGTAATCATCGATTTCCGTGCAGAAATGCATTACCCGGGCACCGTCGATGTCGGCACCTGCATCAAGCGGATCGGAAACTCCTCAATCACCATCGGCACCGGCCTGTTCAAGGACGGCCGTCTGCACGGCACCGCGGAAAGCACCAACGTGTTCATCGATCTGGCAACGCGCAAGCCCTGCCCCATCCCCGCCGATGTACGGGCGGAATTGGAACGCCAACTCAACGAAGCGGCAGGGGTGTAA
- a CDS encoding GntR family transcriptional regulator, translated as MTGKDDTTEQLSRGEFVHARLRDAIRAGRYPPGTRIRETEVAAWLNVSRTPVREALRRLQADGLLVFEPWRGVVVAELDQQQVVEFYAMRRVLDGAAARLAAQHASEPELAYMEDCLAAAAPGKGDAAQMAEANRKFHEALFQAAHNRYLLKSAAALSDALALLKGTTYSFPDRADTAHEEHRALMDAIRAREPEKAERLARKHIAKAEKARLKLLGDQRDVKLSEDKSE; from the coding sequence ATGACCGGCAAGGACGACACTACGGAACAGCTGTCGCGCGGCGAGTTTGTCCACGCGCGCTTGCGGGACGCGATCCGCGCCGGGCGGTACCCTCCGGGCACGCGAATCCGCGAGACCGAAGTCGCGGCCTGGCTGAACGTCAGCCGCACCCCCGTACGCGAAGCGCTTCGCCGTTTGCAGGCGGACGGGCTTTTGGTGTTCGAACCCTGGCGCGGCGTCGTCGTCGCCGAGTTGGATCAGCAGCAGGTGGTCGAATTCTATGCCATGCGCCGTGTTCTGGACGGTGCCGCGGCACGTCTCGCCGCGCAGCACGCGTCGGAACCGGAACTGGCCTATATGGAGGATTGCCTGGCCGCGGCCGCCCCGGGCAAGGGCGATGCCGCCCAGATGGCCGAGGCCAACCGCAAGTTCCACGAGGCTTTGTTTCAGGCCGCGCATAACCGCTATCTCCTGAAATCGGCGGCGGCGCTGTCCGACGCGCTGGCGCTGCTGAAAGGCACGACCTATTCCTTCCCCGACCGGGCGGACACGGCGCACGAGGAACACCGCGCCCTGATGGACGCCATCCGCGCGCGCGAACCGGAAAAGGCCGAACGCCTGGCCCGCAAGCACATCGCCAAGGCGGAGAAGGCGCGGCTCAAGCTGCTGGGCGACCAGCGCGACGTAAAGCTGTCCGAGGACAAATCGGAATGA
- a CDS encoding serine hydrolase, producing the protein MTYFPPPGKGWATVPAEQAGLHPGRLREAVTFAENAETSWPRDLDRAEFLPTLTQHEPPPWNEILGTVAPRGGPAGLFIRGGRIVTQWGDPARADMTFSIAKSYLAVLTGLAVGEGLISDLDDTVAGYVDGDWFTSEQNASITWRHLLTQTSEWQGTLFSKPDQVDHFRTLGHGGGELKKGQKRDLGAPGTYWEYNDVRVNALALALLHVFRRPLPEVLRDSIMAPIGASDDWRWMGYRNSGVTIDGVEMISVPGGTHWGGGMQISSLDHARFGLLIKEDGVWNGHRILPEGWVSALRTPCPLNPVYGYLWWLNTDRAQYPSAPETSFFAMGAGTNLIWIDQDLDILAVLRWVDQPSLDAVISGFMAAME; encoded by the coding sequence ATGACCTATTTCCCGCCTCCCGGTAAGGGCTGGGCAACCGTCCCCGCGGAACAGGCCGGCTTGCATCCGGGCCGGCTAAGAGAGGCCGTGACCTTCGCCGAGAATGCGGAGACATCCTGGCCCCGCGACCTGGACCGCGCCGAATTCCTGCCGACCCTGACCCAACACGAACCGCCGCCGTGGAACGAAATTCTCGGCACCGTCGCCCCCCGGGGCGGGCCGGCGGGCCTGTTCATCCGGGGTGGGCGCATCGTCACGCAGTGGGGCGATCCGGCGCGCGCCGATATGACCTTTTCCATCGCCAAAAGCTACCTGGCCGTATTGACCGGCCTGGCGGTTGGCGAGGGGCTGATTTCTGACCTGGACGACACCGTCGCGGGCTATGTGGACGGCGACTGGTTCACGTCGGAACAAAATGCATCGATCACCTGGCGCCACCTTTTGACCCAGACGTCGGAATGGCAGGGCACTCTGTTTTCCAAGCCCGATCAGGTCGATCATTTCCGCACCCTCGGCCATGGCGGCGGCGAATTGAAAAAGGGCCAGAAACGCGACCTGGGCGCCCCCGGCACCTATTGGGAATACAACGACGTGCGGGTGAACGCCCTGGCGCTTGCCCTGCTGCACGTATTCCGCCGCCCCCTGCCCGAGGTCCTGCGCGATTCCATCATGGCCCCGATCGGGGCATCGGACGATTGGCGCTGGATGGGCTACCGCAATTCCGGGGTCACCATCGACGGGGTCGAGATGATTTCCGTGCCCGGTGGCACCCATTGGGGCGGGGGTATGCAGATCTCGTCGCTCGACCATGCCCGGTTCGGCCTGCTGATCAAGGAAGACGGCGTGTGGAACGGCCATCGCATCCTGCCCGAAGGCTGGGTATCGGCCCTGCGCACGCCCTGCCCGCTCAATCCCGTTTACGGATATTTATGGTGGTTGAACACGGACCGGGCGCAGTATCCCTCGGCCCCGGAAACCAGCTTCTTCGCCATGGGCGCCGGCACCAACCTGATCTGGATCGATCAGGACCTGGACATCCTGGCCGTATTGCGCTGGGTCGACCAACCGTCGCTGGACGCGGTAATATCAGGCTTCATGGCGGCGATGGAATGA
- a CDS encoding phytanoyl-CoA dioxygenase family protein: MTPEDILRHPARVLTQAQREAYFRDGYLVAERLIPDDIVDEINRVTADWIERSRALTKPNDVLDVAPSHSADRPVVRRLKKPDGMDPAYWQFANGIIADVAADLLGPDVCFHHSKLNFKWSDGKDEVAWHQDIAFYPHTNHSVLAIGTYLADVNPGDGPLGVIPGSHLGPVYEHYDANGIWTGRLTDADVAELPTDTAVYCPAPKGSITVHHARAVHATEATTQTVSGRPLLINAYASADAFPYTALKDTYTEHFRAMVRGEAAKWAHMDPEPCPTPPDFSAGYTSIYAQQAGEAGTPTPRDPGHRPPVAVAAALKPAAE, encoded by the coding sequence ATGACCCCCGAAGACATCCTGCGCCACCCCGCCCGCGTCCTGACCCAGGCCCAGCGCGAAGCCTATTTCCGTGACGGCTATCTGGTCGCCGAACGCCTGATCCCCGACGACATCGTCGACGAGATCAACCGCGTCACCGCGGATTGGATCGAACGCTCCCGCGCCCTGACCAAACCCAACGACGTGCTGGACGTGGCCCCCAGCCATTCCGCCGACAGGCCCGTGGTGCGCCGCCTAAAAAAGCCCGACGGCATGGACCCCGCCTATTGGCAATTCGCCAACGGCATCATCGCCGACGTGGCCGCGGACCTTCTGGGCCCCGACGTCTGCTTTCACCATTCCAAGCTGAATTTCAAATGGTCCGACGGCAAGGATGAGGTCGCCTGGCACCAGGACATCGCCTTCTATCCCCACACCAACCATTCAGTGCTGGCCATCGGTACCTACTTGGCGGACGTGAACCCGGGGGACGGGCCGCTCGGCGTCATTCCGGGCAGCCACCTGGGGCCGGTCTATGAACATTACGATGCGAACGGCATCTGGACCGGACGCCTGACCGATGCCGACGTGGCCGAACTACCGACCGACACGGCGGTCTATTGCCCGGCGCCCAAGGGATCCATCACCGTGCACCACGCCCGCGCCGTGCACGCGACGGAGGCGACGACCCAAACCGTTTCCGGGCGGCCGCTGCTGATCAACGCCTATGCCTCGGCGGATGCCTTTCCCTATACGGCCCTGAAAGATACCTACACGGAGCATTTCCGGGCCATGGTACGCGGCGAGGCCGCCAAATGGGCGCATATGGACCCGGAGCCCTGCCCCACGCCGCCGGACTTCTCCGCGGGCTATACCTCGATCTATGCCCAGCAGGCGGGCGAGGCCGGCACCCCGACCCCGCGCGATCCTGGCCATCGCCCCCCGGTCGCCGTCGCGGCGGCGCTCAAGCCGGCAGCAGAGTAA